A window of the Burkholderia sp. 9120 genome harbors these coding sequences:
- a CDS encoding ferritin produces the protein MNTMLYPELYKSLESVRWDMEKDIPWDKFDASLLTDEQAATIKMNAITEWSALPATEMFLRDNHHDSDFSAFMSVWFFEEQKHSLVLMEYLRRFKPELCPTEEELHAVRFEFDPAPPLETLMLHFCGEIRLNHWYRRAAEWHTEPVIKQIYETISRDEARHGGAYLRYMKKAMMQTGDIARAAFAKIGVLMASARRTEKPLHPTNLHVNQALFPRDTIQSRLPDPEWLERWLDEQIRFDDGWEKKVVERILHNLSILFERTFNTAQELNRYRKEVVLRLQAEQKSSEQPA, from the coding sequence ATGAACACCATGCTTTATCCGGAACTTTATAAATCGCTCGAATCCGTTCGATGGGACATGGAGAAAGACATTCCCTGGGACAAGTTCGATGCATCGCTATTGACCGACGAGCAGGCCGCGACGATCAAGATGAACGCGATCACCGAATGGTCGGCCTTGCCCGCCACGGAAATGTTCCTGCGTGACAACCATCACGACAGCGATTTCTCCGCCTTCATGAGCGTGTGGTTCTTCGAAGAACAGAAGCATTCGCTGGTGCTGATGGAATATCTGCGCCGCTTCAAGCCGGAGCTGTGCCCGACCGAAGAAGAACTGCACGCGGTGCGCTTCGAATTCGATCCGGCGCCGCCGCTCGAAACGCTGATGCTGCACTTCTGCGGCGAAATCCGCCTGAACCACTGGTATCGCCGTGCGGCCGAATGGCACACCGAGCCGGTGATCAAGCAGATCTACGAAACCATTTCGCGCGACGAAGCGCGCCATGGCGGCGCGTATCTGCGCTACATGAAGAAAGCGATGATGCAAACGGGCGACATCGCGCGTGCTGCGTTCGCCAAGATCGGTGTGCTGATGGCGTCGGCGCGTCGCACCGAAAAGCCGCTGCATCCCACCAACCTGCACGTGAATCAGGCGCTGTTCCCGCGCGACACGATTCAGTCGCGTCTGCCGGATCCGGAATGGCTTGAGCGCTGGCTCGACGAACAGATCCGTTTCGACGACGGCTGGGAAAAGAAGGTCGTGGAGCGGATTCTGCACAACCTGTCCATTCTGTTCGAACGCACGTTCAACACCGCGCAGGAACTGAACCGCTACCGCAAGGAAGTGGTCCTGCGGCTGCAGGCAGAGCAGAAGTCGTCGGAACAGCCGGCTTGA
- a CDS encoding PhaM family polyhydroxyalkanoate granule multifunctional regulatory protein has product MTDTPDSTPPFPGFPGFPPAEMLERMWGMMRLSPFGSAFSGAQPGAGMAPSLSMMSDMMAPLTNVEELDKRITDMRAVEQWLKLNLSMLQSAIQALEVQRATLATLRAFGAFAQSSMAQPAASAAPSPASATGWPHPQQTASASGAAASAAAEPSGTDDEETPSTPPFDASAWWNLLQSQFNQIAQFAMTQPAAATGDSTQAASAETGGGAAAEATAEASQTSPQDADPAAKRPAAKRAPSAAKRTASASATPRAAKKST; this is encoded by the coding sequence ATGACCGATACACCCGATTCCACGCCGCCGTTTCCCGGCTTCCCCGGCTTTCCGCCCGCTGAAATGCTCGAACGCATGTGGGGCATGATGCGGCTGTCGCCGTTCGGCTCGGCGTTCTCCGGCGCGCAGCCGGGCGCGGGCATGGCACCGTCGCTGTCGATGATGTCCGACATGATGGCGCCGCTCACCAACGTGGAAGAACTCGACAAACGCATCACCGACATGCGCGCCGTCGAGCAATGGCTCAAGCTGAATCTGAGCATGCTGCAATCCGCGATTCAGGCGCTCGAAGTGCAGCGCGCCACGCTTGCGACGTTGCGTGCGTTCGGCGCGTTCGCGCAATCGTCGATGGCGCAGCCGGCGGCATCCGCAGCGCCGAGCCCCGCGTCGGCGACGGGCTGGCCGCATCCGCAGCAGACGGCGTCGGCCAGTGGCGCGGCTGCGTCCGCCGCCGCCGAACCGTCTGGTACCGACGACGAGGAAACGCCGTCGACGCCTCCGTTCGACGCGTCCGCATGGTGGAACCTGCTGCAGTCGCAGTTCAATCAGATCGCCCAGTTCGCGATGACGCAGCCGGCGGCCGCGACGGGCGATTCTACTCAAGCCGCATCGGCGGAAACCGGTGGCGGAGCCGCAGCGGAAGCCACGGCCGAGGCGTCGCAAACGTCGCCTCAAGACGCGGACCCCGCAGCCAAACGACCGGCTGCGAAACGGGCGCCGTCCGCCGCGAAACGCACGGCTAGCGCGAGCGCCACGCCGCGCGCGGCGAAAAAGTCGACCTGA
- a CDS encoding enoyl-CoA hydratase/isomerase family protein: MSQTSHTNDAFYAHYQSLQLTRHPDGVLEVVMSGEGANKSGLATANARMHYELAEIWRDIDRDPQTRVVIIRGEGKGFSAGGDLQLVEDMATDFDVRARVWREARDLVYNVINCSKPIVSAMHGPAVGAGLVAGLLADISIAAKTARIIDGHTRLGVAAGDHAAIVWPLLCGMAKAKYYLLLCEPVSGEEAERIGLVSLAVDEADLLPKAFEVARKLASGSQTAIRWTKYALNNWLRSAGPAFDTSLALEFMGFAGPDVREGVNSLRERRAPDFGGADPWRGEAK; this comes from the coding sequence ATGTCTCAGACCTCACACACCAACGACGCGTTTTACGCGCACTACCAGTCGCTTCAGTTGACGCGTCATCCCGACGGCGTGCTCGAAGTCGTGATGAGCGGCGAGGGCGCCAACAAAAGCGGCCTCGCCACCGCCAACGCGCGGATGCATTACGAACTCGCCGAAATCTGGCGCGATATCGACCGCGATCCGCAGACGCGCGTGGTGATCATTCGCGGCGAGGGCAAGGGCTTTTCGGCCGGCGGCGATCTGCAACTGGTCGAAGACATGGCAACCGATTTCGACGTGCGCGCGCGGGTGTGGCGCGAGGCGCGCGACCTCGTCTACAACGTGATCAATTGCAGCAAGCCGATCGTCTCGGCGATGCATGGTCCGGCGGTCGGTGCGGGCCTGGTGGCGGGCCTGCTCGCGGATATCTCGATCGCGGCGAAGACGGCGCGGATTATCGACGGTCATACGCGGCTGGGCGTCGCGGCGGGCGATCACGCGGCGATCGTCTGGCCGCTGCTGTGCGGCATGGCGAAGGCCAAGTACTACCTGCTGCTGTGCGAGCCGGTGAGCGGCGAAGAGGCGGAGCGTATCGGCCTCGTCTCGCTCGCCGTCGACGAAGCCGATCTGCTGCCCAAAGCATTCGAGGTGGCGCGCAAACTCGCCAGCGGATCGCAGACTGCGATTCGCTGGACCAAGTATGCGTTGAACAACTGGCTGCGGTCGGCGGGACCGGCGTTCGATACCTCGCTGGCGCTGGAATTCATGGGCTTTGCCGGGCCGGACGTGCGCGAAGGCGTGAATTCGCTGCGTGAGCGGCGCGCGCCGGATTTCGGCGGCGCGGATCCGTGGCGCGGTGAAGCGAAATAA
- a CDS encoding ABC transporter substrate-binding protein — MPRFASIKLGSRRSETIETSGARVNLSRGGRVVRATALCAALACVGALPGAAFAQVKIGLVLSLTGPAASLGIPARDTATLLPKQIGGQSVEYIVLDDASDTTQAVQDTKKLISENHVDAIIGSSITPNSLAMIDVVAEGETPMISLASSAKIIEPVDAKRHWVFKTPQTDAMMASAITEHASAHGVKTIAFIGQADALGETFYAEVAKFAQLHHMDMVASERFNRTDPSVTGQVLKILATHPDAVVVGAAGTPAALPPKTLRERGYKGLIYHNHGVGNNDFLRVCGADCNGTFLPASPVLVAAQLPADHPAKRLALDYIARFEALRGPGSVSAFGSYTWDAGMLLNHAVPIALKAGAPGTPEFRRALRDALEATRGLADTNGVVNMSATDHLGLDQRARVMVEIMNGKWVYQPR; from the coding sequence ATGCCGCGATTCGCATCCATCAAACTTGGAAGCCGGCGTAGCGAAACGATTGAAACGTCGGGTGCGCGCGTGAATCTGTCGCGCGGCGGCCGTGTTGTTCGCGCCACCGCGTTGTGCGCCGCGCTTGCCTGCGTGGGCGCGCTGCCCGGCGCAGCGTTCGCGCAGGTCAAGATCGGCCTCGTGCTGTCGCTGACCGGACCGGCCGCGTCGCTCGGCATTCCCGCACGCGACACGGCCACGTTGCTGCCGAAACAGATCGGCGGTCAGTCGGTCGAGTACATCGTGCTCGACGACGCGTCCGACACCACCCAGGCCGTGCAGGACACCAAGAAGCTGATCTCCGAGAATCACGTCGACGCGATCATCGGTTCGTCGATCACGCCGAATTCGCTCGCCATGATCGACGTGGTCGCCGAAGGGGAAACGCCAATGATCTCGCTGGCGTCGTCGGCGAAAATCATCGAACCCGTGGATGCGAAACGCCACTGGGTCTTCAAGACACCGCAGACCGATGCGATGATGGCGTCGGCCATCACGGAGCACGCCAGCGCGCACGGCGTCAAAACCATTGCGTTCATTGGCCAGGCCGACGCGCTCGGCGAGACCTTCTACGCCGAAGTCGCGAAGTTCGCGCAACTGCATCACATGGACATGGTGGCGAGCGAGCGCTTCAATCGCACCGATCCGAGCGTGACCGGCCAGGTCCTCAAAATCCTCGCGACGCATCCCGATGCGGTGGTGGTCGGCGCGGCCGGCACACCTGCCGCGCTGCCGCCGAAAACGCTCAGGGAACGCGGCTACAAAGGGCTGATCTATCACAATCATGGAGTCGGCAATAACGACTTCCTGCGCGTGTGCGGCGCCGATTGCAACGGTACGTTCCTGCCGGCGAGTCCGGTGCTGGTGGCTGCGCAATTGCCGGCGGATCATCCGGCCAAACGTCTCGCGCTGGATTACATCGCGCGCTTCGAAGCGCTGCGCGGACCCGGTAGCGTGTCGGCGTTCGGCTCGTACACCTGGGACGCCGGCATGTTGCTCAACCACGCCGTGCCGATCGCGTTGAAAGCGGGCGCGCCCGGCACGCCGGAATTCCGGCGCGCGCTGCGCGATGCGCTCGAAGCGACACGCGGTCTGGCGGATACCAATGGCGTCGTCAACATGAGCGCGACGGATCACCTCGGGCTCGATCAGCGGGCTCGCGTGATGGTCGAGATCATGAATGGGAAGTGGGTTTATCAGCCGCGTTGA
- a CDS encoding fumarylacetoacetate hydrolase family protein, producing MKLATLKDGTRDGQLIVVSRDLHTAAIADAIAPTMQRVLDDWTFYAPQLQDLYDALNQGRARNSFAFDAKDCMAPLPRAFQWADGSSYVNHVELVRRARGAEMPPEFWTDPLMYQGGSDDFIGPKDDVLCASEAFGIDFEAEVAVITTDVPMGATPDQALRSVRLITLVNDVSLRNLIPAELAKGFGFFQSKPATSFAPVAVTPDELGEHWREGRVHRPMIVHWNGKKVGQPDAGTDMVFHFGQLIAHAAKTRNLRAGAIVGSGTVSNKDAKRGYCCIAEKRCLETIEHGAPQTEFMKYGDTVKIEMFDEAGKSIFGSIDQGIAPLD from the coding sequence ATGAAACTTGCCACGCTGAAGGACGGCACGCGCGACGGTCAACTGATCGTCGTGTCCCGCGACCTGCACACGGCGGCTATTGCCGACGCGATCGCGCCCACCATGCAGCGCGTGCTCGACGACTGGACCTTCTACGCGCCGCAACTGCAGGATCTGTACGACGCGCTCAATCAGGGCCGCGCGCGCAACAGCTTTGCGTTCGACGCCAAAGACTGCATGGCGCCGCTGCCACGCGCGTTCCAGTGGGCCGACGGTTCGTCGTATGTGAACCATGTCGAGCTGGTGAGGCGCGCGCGCGGCGCGGAGATGCCGCCGGAGTTCTGGACCGATCCGTTGATGTATCAAGGCGGCAGCGACGACTTCATTGGCCCGAAAGACGACGTGCTGTGCGCGTCGGAAGCGTTCGGCATCGACTTCGAAGCGGAAGTCGCCGTGATTACCACCGACGTGCCGATGGGCGCCACGCCCGATCAGGCGCTCAGAAGCGTGCGCCTGATCACGCTCGTCAACGACGTCTCGCTGCGCAACCTGATTCCCGCCGAACTCGCGAAGGGCTTCGGCTTTTTCCAGAGCAAGCCGGCCACCTCGTTCGCGCCGGTCGCGGTCACGCCCGACGAACTCGGCGAACATTGGCGCGAGGGTCGCGTGCATCGGCCGATGATCGTCCATTGGAACGGCAAGAAAGTCGGTCAGCCGGACGCCGGCACCGACATGGTGTTTCACTTCGGCCAGTTGATCGCGCACGCGGCGAAAACCCGCAACCTGCGCGCAGGCGCAATCGTGGGTTCGGGCACGGTGTCGAACAAGGACGCGAAGCGCGGCTATTGCTGTATCGCCGAAAAGCGCTGCCTGGAAACGATCGAGCACGGCGCGCCGCAAACCGAGTTCATGAAGTACGGCGACACCGTGAAGATCGAAATGTTCGACGAAGCGGGCAAGTCGATTTTCGGTTCGATCGATCAGGGCATCGCGCCGTTGGATTGA
- a CDS encoding IclR family transcriptional regulator — MPPTARSGAIRTDHGTAEPLDAASDATDTDDESVESGDSGDSGEEKLRSGIQSIEVGFRLLDVLTHEPRAMMLRDLAQRAGMSPAKAHRYLVSFLRLGVVSQDPLSGRYELGGFALQLGLARLARVDGVKLARIALAELRDRLDLTVGIAVWGNQGPTMVHWMESSHPAKASLKLGDVMPLLSSATGLLFAAYLPVSKTAAMLDRELADARRAAHLGGPRTRDEVEQTLAQVRQHQAARVEGMLLPTIHAFCMPVFDSTGDLALGLIALGHEGVFDIRWGGEIDLALRDCAQKLSYELGYSATPRDAQD, encoded by the coding sequence ATGCCTCCAACTGCCCGCTCCGGCGCGATCCGTACCGATCACGGCACTGCTGAACCGCTCGATGCCGCCTCCGACGCCACCGATACCGACGACGAAAGCGTCGAGAGTGGCGACAGCGGCGACAGCGGCGAAGAGAAACTGCGCTCGGGCATCCAGTCGATCGAAGTCGGCTTTCGCCTGCTCGACGTGCTGACCCACGAACCCCGCGCGATGATGCTGCGGGACCTCGCGCAGCGCGCCGGCATGAGTCCTGCGAAGGCGCACCGTTATCTGGTGAGTTTTCTGCGCCTGGGCGTCGTGTCGCAAGACCCGCTGTCGGGCCGCTACGAGTTGGGCGGCTTCGCGTTGCAACTCGGGCTCGCACGGCTTGCGCGGGTCGATGGCGTGAAGCTTGCGCGCATAGCGCTCGCCGAACTGCGCGACCGGCTCGATCTGACGGTCGGCATCGCCGTCTGGGGCAATCAGGGGCCGACCATGGTCCACTGGATGGAATCGAGCCATCCGGCGAAGGCGTCGCTGAAACTCGGCGATGTGATGCCACTACTCAGTTCGGCCACCGGCCTGCTGTTCGCCGCGTATCTGCCGGTTAGCAAGACCGCCGCGATGCTCGATCGCGAATTGGCCGACGCGCGCCGCGCCGCGCATCTCGGCGGACCGCGCACCCGCGATGAAGTCGAGCAGACGCTCGCGCAGGTGCGGCAACATCAGGCGGCGCGCGTGGAAGGCATGTTGTTGCCCACCATTCACGCGTTCTGCATGCCGGTGTTCGATTCGACGGGCGACCTCGCGCTTGGTCTGATCGCGTTGGGACATGAAGGCGTGTTCGATATCCGCTGGGGCGGCGAGATCGATCTGGCGCTGCGCGACTGCGCGCAAAAGCTGTCGTATGAGCTGGGTTATAGTGCGACGCCGCGCGACGCGCAGGATTGA
- a CDS encoding DUF3108 domain-containing protein: protein MASSSVTHRSDRTPPGGPRVALRVGRWIAVLLVVAVLHWIAAQWVERNRATLNPADSERVPVQVALLTPERIERNPAAAAPHAPAPAPAQRAAASKPREHVLTALQPAKQAPSPAAASETVASATAAASASTATSANATAGNPTGTASAPTAASAPQAAPGVKFSVPPSGELQYDTFYNGVRNQPGTIHWTSNAQSYEMVVSVPLPFVGTFVYSSHGRIDAFGLAPDQYIEKRGRRAEDIAIFNRSDKKIAFTRTPASLPLPDGAQDRFSMVMQLASLVRGDPTAYKPGVTRQFFVVDNDSGENWPIETIGDETIRTAQGFIDARHFKRLPRHDGDLRRIDVWLAPSLGWLPARIVQTEPNGTQFELVWRGKLNLDNADETSNASPGNIADGSVATPDNSANLQPAGPSAATPEAAPSQSLNPTDPGSPPGIIKP, encoded by the coding sequence ATGGCTTCATCCTCCGTCACACACCGTTCCGATCGCACCCCGCCTGGCGGACCGCGCGTCGCGTTGCGCGTGGGGCGATGGATCGCGGTGCTGCTGGTCGTGGCGGTGCTGCACTGGATCGCCGCGCAGTGGGTCGAGCGCAACCGCGCGACGCTGAATCCGGCGGACAGCGAGCGTGTCCCCGTGCAGGTCGCGTTGCTGACCCCTGAGCGTATCGAGCGCAATCCGGCCGCCGCCGCGCCGCATGCGCCGGCACCGGCGCCCGCGCAACGGGCCGCTGCGAGCAAGCCGCGCGAACATGTGCTGACCGCGTTGCAACCGGCGAAGCAGGCGCCATCGCCTGCGGCTGCATCGGAGACAGTCGCGAGCGCAACCGCCGCCGCAAGCGCTTCCACTGCAACTAGCGCGAACGCCACCGCTGGAAACCCCACCGGCACAGCCAGCGCCCCCACTGCCGCAAGCGCTCCGCAAGCGGCGCCAGGCGTGAAGTTTTCCGTCCCGCCTTCCGGCGAGTTGCAATACGACACGTTCTACAACGGCGTGCGCAACCAGCCCGGCACGATCCACTGGACCAGCAACGCGCAAAGCTACGAAATGGTGGTGTCGGTGCCGTTGCCTTTCGTCGGCACATTCGTGTATTCGAGCCACGGACGTATCGACGCATTCGGCCTCGCGCCGGATCAATACATCGAAAAGCGCGGCCGCCGCGCGGAAGACATCGCGATCTTCAATCGCAGCGACAAGAAAATCGCCTTCACCCGCACGCCGGCCAGCTTACCGCTGCCTGACGGCGCGCAGGACCGCTTCAGCATGGTGATGCAGCTCGCCAGCCTCGTGCGCGGCGACCCCACCGCTTATAAGCCCGGCGTGACGCGGCAGTTCTTCGTGGTTGACAACGACAGCGGCGAGAACTGGCCCATCGAGACGATCGGCGACGAGACCATCCGCACGGCGCAAGGCTTCATCGACGCGCGTCATTTCAAACGCCTGCCGCGCCACGACGGTGACCTGCGTCGGATCGACGTATGGCTCGCGCCGTCGCTCGGCTGGCTGCCGGCGCGGATCGTTCAGACGGAACCGAACGGCACGCAATTCGAGCTGGTGTGGCGCGGCAAGCTCAACCTCGACAATGCAGATGAAACCTCAAACGCTTCGCCCGGCAACATCGCCGATGGCAGCGTCGCTACGCCTGACAATTCAGCCAACCTGCAGCCTGCTGGCCCTTCGGCAGCAACGCCCGAAGCCGCGCCGTCCCAATCGTTAAATCCTACCGATCCCGGCAGTCCGCCCGGCATCATCAAACCCTGA
- a CDS encoding alpha/beta fold hydrolase, with protein MQVNINGIETRYVLSNEGGGPWLTFIHQLGGDLSVWDQLAGYFRDDYTVLRYDLRGHGKTALSRKAFSMADLSHDLATLLDALGAPTTHVVGMSMGGMIAQQFALDHPSRVDTLTLANTFGGTRPESRALWEQRAASVREGGMASLVPSTMDRWLTPDFQREHPEAVEPIREVFSHTLSEGYAMACEAVRDFDVRSKLGTIRCPTLTVAGRHDTGTPPADTQAIADAIEGARFELLDAAHLAPIEQSHRFAALLETFLERPV; from the coding sequence ATGCAAGTGAACATCAACGGAATCGAGACGCGCTATGTGCTGAGTAATGAGGGCGGCGGCCCCTGGCTGACGTTCATTCATCAGCTCGGTGGCGACCTCTCGGTGTGGGACCAGCTCGCCGGCTATTTCCGCGACGATTACACCGTGCTGCGCTACGACCTGCGCGGCCACGGCAAGACGGCGTTGTCACGTAAGGCTTTCAGCATGGCCGATCTGTCACACGATCTCGCCACTTTGCTCGATGCGCTCGGCGCGCCCACTACGCATGTGGTCGGCATGTCGATGGGCGGCATGATCGCGCAGCAATTCGCGCTCGACCACCCGTCGCGCGTCGATACGCTCACGCTCGCCAATACGTTCGGCGGCACACGTCCCGAAAGCCGCGCACTGTGGGAGCAACGCGCCGCGAGCGTCCGCGAAGGCGGCATGGCGTCGCTCGTACCGTCGACCATGGACCGCTGGCTGACACCTGACTTTCAACGTGAGCACCCCGAAGCTGTCGAACCGATTCGCGAGGTGTTCAGCCATACGTTGTCAGAAGGCTACGCTATGGCGTGCGAGGCGGTGCGCGATTTCGACGTACGCAGTAAGCTGGGAACCATCCGTTGCCCAACATTGACCGTGGCGGGCCGCCACGACACGGGCACGCCGCCTGCTGATACGCAGGCAATTGCAGACGCCATCGAAGGCGCACGTTTCGAACTGCTCGATGCCGCTCATCTCGCACCCATCGAACAATCTCACCGTTTTGCTGCACTGCTTGAAACGTTTCTTGAAAGGCCGGTCTAA
- a CDS encoding DUF3567 domain-containing protein has protein sequence MQMIYNSPNYCVVEFPPQEGPLAMKSGGYEIVDKNMQREIYIDGAMAARFREHVQKLIEEEPSLDEVDEFLGQFDSLMHQPVILH, from the coding sequence ATGCAAATGATCTACAACAGCCCCAACTATTGCGTCGTTGAGTTTCCGCCGCAGGAAGGTCCGCTGGCCATGAAGTCGGGTGGCTACGAGATCGTGGACAAAAACATGCAGCGGGAGATCTACATTGATGGCGCAATGGCGGCGCGGTTTCGCGAGCACGTGCAGAAGCTGATCGAAGAGGAACCGTCGCTGGACGAGGTCGACGAATTCCTCGGGCAGTTCGACAGTCTGATGCATCAACCGGTGATTCTTCACTAA